A stretch of DNA from Amylolactobacillus amylophilus DSM 20533 = JCM 1125:
TATACTGTAGTCATAAGGAATGGTATTCAAGATGATTAATATTAAGAAATTTGTTAGTATTCGTAAAAAACTCGGTCTATCACAAACGGAATTATCTCAGGGCATATGTACACAGGCCACCCTCAGTAAGTTCGAAAACCTCGGCCGCATTCCATCAATTAGAATTATCACGCAACTCTGCGACCGCATGAACATCTCATTAAGCGACTTAATGGTGGACGCCACCGTCACCGCTGTTGATGCACTGTTTGACAAGGCTGATTTCAATCTCATTACCTATGATTATGATGCAATTCGAAATATTCTCAGCCAAATCGTACCTGAGAAGCTCACTGCTTCTGAAAAATGGCATTACAATTATCTGAAGGGTAGTGTGGCGCTATATGACGAGCATGATCTAGTGGCTAGCCTATTCTACTTCAACACCATTTTAACTGATCCAGAAATAGACGATACAAGCATTTACTACCTTCTCGCATTATCTGGCTGTGGTCAAATATACGAGAAGAAGAACGACGTCGAAAAGGCAGAGCATTATTTCAACATCGTCTTTGACAGCGTGATGCATAAGCATATTGATGATTCACACTCAGCAATTCAGATCCTCAGCATTCTCTTGAACGGCGGTGTCTTCTATGCACAAAAGCAGGACTACGATACGAGTAACTCGCTCCTCAACTACGCGTACCATACGTGTTCGGACAACCACATCACATATTATCTTGCACGGATCATCTACCAGCTGGCACAAAACGCCATTGCGACTAAGCAGCCACAGCATCTGATTCAGGAATATATCAGCGATGCTCGCGCATTTGCCCGCCTAAACAACAACACTACTCTACTCCAGAAAATTGCAGCACTCAACAAGAATTGAGTTGCATGATTCTATTAACACGTTATCATTGCCTTCAGTTTCTCATTTTGTCATGCTTGAATTAGATAAAATGCACTGGAGGTTTTTTTGAATGCTGAAATATTTCAAGGTTGACCAGAATGGACTCAAAGAAGCACAAGGGCAAGATCATAACATAATCCTTTTAGAAGAGGAGCACGACCCGAAATACACGGATCAATTAATCGAAAAATATGACCTCCCAAACGACCTCTTCCTGGGTTCCAATCTGCCTGAAGAAGTGACACGGTTGGAGCACCTCGAAGGAACGAAGCTAAATAACCCAACTTCTCTCGTCCTCATGGATTTGTCCGCCAACATGGAACATTCGATTGAAGAACGGCTACAGCCCCTCTCATTTATCAAGTCCGACGAATTATTAATCCTACATATCTGTGAGAACTCCGATTTCTTCGAACGACTCCTAGAGAAATTCGGTCCCCAAATCACGAATTACACCGAGTTTGTTGCGTGGAGTATCTTTCAGATTTCGACCCACTTTCTAAAGGACCTACAGGAACGTAAGAAGATTATTGACGATCTGGAGAATTCCGCTAAGACGACCGCAAAGAATGAGGAGCTTTTTCGCATGATCGATGCTGAACGCAACATGACATACCTCCAGGAGACACTCAATAACCAGCATTCCACGCTGAAAGAACTATTTGAAGAGACCGATTTCGTGGCAGAACTCGATAACGCAGGCCTGATTTACGACATTCAGCTCCGTGATCGGCAGGCAAAGAAGATGGTTGATGTCTATACTAGTCTGATGGAGAATATCAGCGGTTTATTCACAGATATGATGAACAACAATCTCAATCATTTGATGAAATACCTCGATTCACTCTCGATAGTGCTATCCGTTCCCGCGCTGATTGGGACCATCTGGGGCATGAATGCGGGTGGCCTCCTGTTTAAGAAAAGTAGTTATGGCTTTCTCATTATTTTAGCAATCTCGATTATCCTAGGCGCATTAATGGCGTTACACCTGTACAAGAAGGATTATTCTAAATGAACGATTTAGGAAAATCCTGTTGACATTTTAATTATAAAATAATATATTAGAAACATCTATATTAGAAACATCCACTTAATGAATTAAGGCAGCAAATGGTTAAGGGATAATAAATTTAGGAGTATTGAACATGCAAGATTTGTGTACTGCTCAATTACAATTAAATACCAATTTCTTTTTCGACTTCTTTGGATAGCGATTTGCATCATCGGGTGCAAATCGCGCAACCGCGCTATTGCATCCATGAAGGCGAACTATTAACGTTGCATTTACGCCACATGGACTCATAAATCCCATGTGGTTTTTATTTTCTCGAGAAATTATTGGCCAGCCACTTGGAATTTAAGTCCACAGGCTGGCCTTTTTAGTTTGCTAAATCACCTACCAGTCAAAGTGAAATCGCACTTAAAAAATTTTTGGAGGAAACAATATGATAAATAAGCGGGACAAGAAAGTAACACGGCAGAGTAACAAGTTAATGCTCGGACTAATTCTCACGGCTGCACTGGCAATTAGCTTCGTTGGTTGTGGCAAGAAAACGGCAGCTAAGGATAACGAACCAATCAAGATTGGCATTCTTCAACTCATCGACCAAACGGCCTTAACAGATGCGCGGAAAGGCTTTGAAGCAGAACTCGCAGCAGCAGGTTACAAGGGTAAGAAGATTAAGATTGATTATGTGAACGCCCAGGGTGATCAGAGTAACCTACGGACAATGAGTGAGAAACTAAAGAAGGACCAAAACGTCGTCAACTTGGCACTTGCAACACCAGCGGCCCAGGCCCTCCAGAAAGTGGACCCAGACACGCCCATGGTCTTCACCGCTATCACCGATCCAAAGGAAGCCGGCCTCACCACTAATCTCAAACAGCCGGATACGAACGCCACTGGTGTGACGGACAATGTTTCCATGAAACTGCAAATTAAATTTCTCCACCATCTGCTGCCAAAAGCGCAAACAGTCGGGATTATCTACAATGCTGCAGAATCAAACTCGCTTACGCAGGTCAAAGAGGCTGAGAAGGAACTGAAACAGCTGGGAATTAAGGTGAAGAAATTGACCGTGGCGACGACAAACGACGTGGATCAGGCAACACGCTCGATGGCAAAGAAAGTCGACGCCATCTACCTACCAACTGACAACACGATGGCCGCCGCGATGGTGACAGTGGGTAAGATTTCAAGAAAGACTAAGGTCCCAGTTATTCCTGGTGCAAGTACCATGGTGCGGGATGGTGGTGTTGCTAACGAGGGACTAGATTATGAGAAACTTGGCCGCCAAACGGCTAAGTTAGCCATCAAAATCATCAAGGGCCAGCAGGTTTCTGATCTCCCAGTCGAACAGCCAAAAGACATCACAATTATTAAAAATGAAAAGATGATGCAGGCGCTGGGTATTTCAGACGATCAATTAGAATAGATCCGCATCAGCTGAAAATTGGCACAATAAAAATTAGGCCAACACTCTTGAACAGAGATTGTCAGCCTGATTTTTCTATTCTTGGTGTGCCCGATGCCACTCCTTAATCTGTTCTAGACGTGCCTTAAACCGCACCTCTTGGCCCTCGATTGTCGGTAAATAATACTCGTGACCGGCGACCGATTCCGGCATTGTGTCCATCGTCGTTAACTTATCCTTAGTTGCATGGGCGTATTCGTAATCTTTACCATAGCCTAGATCCTTCATCAACTTCGTTGGTGCATTTCTAATCTGCAAAGGAACCGGATCATTCGCAGTCTGCTTGACGTCCTTTGCCGCAGCATTCTTGGCCGCATAAACCGCATTAGACTTCGGCGCAAGCGCCATATAAGTCACCGCCTCTACCAGATGGACATCGCACTCAGGCATCCCCAGAAACTGACAAGCCTGAAAAACGTTTATGGCTACGTTCAGCGCGTTAGTGTCTGCTAAGCCAATGTCTTCCGCTGCAAAGCGGACAATGCGGCGGGCGATATAAAGCGGATCCTCGCCACCTTCAAGCATCCGTAGTAGCCAGTAGATCGAAGCATCTACGTCACTATTGCGCATTGATTTATGCAGAGCCGAGATAATGTTGTAGTGCTCTTCACCGTTCTTGTCGTACAGGACAAATTTACGGGTAATTAGTTGGGCCAGGCTGGACGTGGTCACCGTAATCTCAGAGCCATTCTTCTCACCGTTCAAGACGGCCATTTCCAGCGTGTTGAGGGCCATCCTTGCATCCCCATCGGCGAAATTTGCAATGGAATGAAGTTCCGCAGCACCGATCTTGACATGCTGTTTCAAAAATCCAGCAGGATTGGTGAGCGCATTTTGCAGCAGCTGGCTGATTGCAGCAGTCGTCAATGCCTTCAGTACGAAAACCTTGCAGCGTGATAATAAGGCCGAGTTCACCTCAAACGAAGGGTTCTCGGTCGTTGCCCCAATCAAAATAATGCTGCCTCGCTCGACATAGGGCAAGAACGCATCCTGCTGTGCCTTATTGAAACGGTGAATCTCATCAACAAAAACCATCGTCTGTTGCCCAATCTCCCGGTCAAGCTCGGCCTGTTGCATGATCTTTTTAATCTTACTAATACTACTATCGACGGCGCTAAAGCTCAAAAAATTCGATTTGGTTGTCCGGGCAATAATCTCGGCGAGAGTGGTCTTCCCGACTCCTGGCGGCCCCCAGAAGATCATCGATGATACCTGGTCATTCTCGATGATTTCACGCAGGATTTTGCCGGGACCAAGCAAATGGTCCTGACCGACAAATTGCGCCAGCGTTTGCGGTCTCACCCGACTCGCGAGTGGCGTATTGTCTACTTGGTTTGCAAAAAGTGATTCTTGTTTCATGATAACCGCCTGTTCTTGTGCAACTTAGTTTAGCTAAATTTACTACCAATAATTATACCGCATTAACCAAACATCTGTTCACCTTTTGCCTAATAGAAAAAAAGCCATTCAAGTTTAACCTCCTCACAGAGGCAATTTGAATGGCTTAAATGAAATATCGTCACCTTATTTTTCGTATGTGCTCAGCTTGAAGACAACCTTGTCCTTTGGTGCAAGCTGGATCTCGCCTGCACCCTTTGTGGCATCCTGACCATTTACCGTGAAGGTCCAGTAAGCGCCAGCTTGGTCGTCTTGTTCTACACCATTGATCGCCGAGACGAATCCCTTACTTTCGGTCACCCGATAGCTCTTCTTCAAGGCGGCTAAAACTGACTCGCCCTTTTTGAACGACACCTTCTTGTTGCCTAGCACCTTGTTGTTGGTTCGATCAAACACCTTAATTGTTGCCGTTTGGTTCGCGACAGAACTTGATTTAGTTTGTGTATTGTCTGTTGACTTCTCCTGATTGCTGCAGCCCACTCCTAGGAGCAGTATTGGTAATACCGCCACAACCAAAATTCTTAGCAGTTTTTTCATTAAAAAATTTCCTTAATATTAGTATTACAGCCCGCACTTCAATTGTACTTTACAGTTGGTGCACGTGGTACAGCCACCAATCTTCTCCACAATTCCCTTGTGGCAGATTGGACAAATGTTTCCTTCGTCGACACCCTCGACACGGCCGGTAAACAGGCCTGTGAGCTCTTCATCAGTGGGGGCACACTGTTCTTTTGTGTCGTCCGTATCGGTAATTACGTGTAGCTCAACTTGTTCAACGGCCTTGACAGGTTCATCGGTCGTCTTAGCCTTACTTGTATCATCGTCATCCAGTAAGTTATCCATCGTGTTTTCTTCATTAGTGAGGGTCAGCACCTGTGAATCACGGCTACCATCCACGTAGACGGTACCCCCTTTTGCACCACCATCGTAGAGGTCTTGGTACACCTGGGCAACTTGTTCCACGCTGTAGCCTCTTGGCGCGTTGACGGTCTTCGAGATAGAACTATCAACCCAGCGCTGAATGACACATTGAACGTCAACGTGCTCCTTTGGAGAAAGCTCCATTGCCGAGACGAAGAAATCAGGTAAGTTTTCCTTAGTTGTCCCCGGATGACTTGCAAGGTATTCATCAACAATTGCAGCGTTTACTTCGATGAATTTGCCCAGACGACCTGAACGGAAGTATGAGAATGAGTAGTATGGCTCTAAACCGGTTGAGACGCCGGTCATAGTCCCAGTCGAGCCAGTAGGAGCAACCGTTAACAGGTGTGAATTTCTAATCCCATACTTCAAGACATCTTGGCGAATGTCCTCAGGCATCTTCTTCATGTAACCGGTATTGATAAATTTCTCCCGTAAAGCTGCTGTCTCTGCGGCAGTTTGGCCAACCAAGAATGGGAAACTACCTTTAGTCTTAGCTAACTCTATTGATTGTCGGTAAGCGGTCGTTGCGATAATTTCAAACAGATGATCGATCAATTGGTTACCCTCAACTGAACCATACCGTTTCTCACAGTAAATCAACAGGTCTGCGAGACCCATGATGCCCATGCCAATCCGTCGTTCTCCCTTAGCTTGCCGCTCGTTTTTGTCGAAAAAGTATGGCGTAGCATCAATAACGAGATCCTGGAATTGCACGGCGTGACGCACAACCCGTTTCAGCTTCTCTTCATCCACAGTCTTAGTTTCTTTATTCACGAAATTAGCTAGGTTCAAGGAAGCCAGGTTGCAGACTGCATATGGGGTCAGTGGCTGCTCACCACAAGGGTTGGTAGCTACAACCTTTTGACCGTAAGCAGTTGCATTCGTCATCTCGTTTGCGTTATCGATGAAGAAAATTCCGGGTTCAGCAGAGTAGGTTGCACAAAAAGTAATCAAATCCCAAAGTTCACGAGCTTTAATTGTTCTGTAGGTTTTGACGGCGTGACCCATTTTTTCCCATTCACGCACATCACCGACATCCTGCCACTGCTCGTCATAGATGGCCATCTCCGCTTCATCGTAGTTATCGACGTCTGGAAATCTTAGTTCATAGTTGCCATCAGTTTTAACAGCCTCCATGAATTCCTTCGTTAAACAAACCGAA
This window harbors:
- a CDS encoding helix-turn-helix domain-containing protein, whose translation is MINIKKFVSIRKKLGLSQTELSQGICTQATLSKFENLGRIPSIRIITQLCDRMNISLSDLMVDATVTAVDALFDKADFNLITYDYDAIRNILSQIVPEKLTASEKWHYNYLKGSVALYDEHDLVASLFYFNTILTDPEIDDTSIYYLLALSGCGQIYEKKNDVEKAEHYFNIVFDSVMHKHIDDSHSAIQILSILLNGGVFYAQKQDYDTSNSLLNYAYHTCSDNHITYYLARIIYQLAQNAIATKQPQHLIQEYISDARAFARLNNNTTLLQKIAALNKN
- a CDS encoding magnesium transporter CorA family protein — translated: MLKYFKVDQNGLKEAQGQDHNIILLEEEHDPKYTDQLIEKYDLPNDLFLGSNLPEEVTRLEHLEGTKLNNPTSLVLMDLSANMEHSIEERLQPLSFIKSDELLILHICENSDFFERLLEKFGPQITNYTEFVAWSIFQISTHFLKDLQERKKIIDDLENSAKTTAKNEELFRMIDAERNMTYLQETLNNQHSTLKELFEETDFVAELDNAGLIYDIQLRDRQAKKMVDVYTSLMENISGLFTDMMNNNLNHLMKYLDSLSIVLSVPALIGTIWGMNAGGLLFKKSSYGFLIILAISIILGALMALHLYKKDYSK
- a CDS encoding ABC transporter substrate-binding protein; the encoded protein is MINKRDKKVTRQSNKLMLGLILTAALAISFVGCGKKTAAKDNEPIKIGILQLIDQTALTDARKGFEAELAAAGYKGKKIKIDYVNAQGDQSNLRTMSEKLKKDQNVVNLALATPAAQALQKVDPDTPMVFTAITDPKEAGLTTNLKQPDTNATGVTDNVSMKLQIKFLHHLLPKAQTVGIIYNAAESNSLTQVKEAEKELKQLGIKVKKLTVATTNDVDQATRSMAKKVDAIYLPTDNTMAAAMVTVGKISRKTKVPVIPGASTMVRDGGVANEGLDYEKLGRQTAKLAIKIIKGQQVSDLPVEQPKDITIIKNEKMMQALGISDDQLE
- a CDS encoding replication-associated recombination protein A; its protein translation is MKQESLFANQVDNTPLASRVRPQTLAQFVGQDHLLGPGKILREIIENDQVSSMIFWGPPGVGKTTLAEIIARTTKSNFLSFSAVDSSISKIKKIMQQAELDREIGQQTMVFVDEIHRFNKAQQDAFLPYVERGSIILIGATTENPSFEVNSALLSRCKVFVLKALTTAAISQLLQNALTNPAGFLKQHVKIGAAELHSIANFADGDARMALNTLEMAVLNGEKNGSEITVTTSSLAQLITRKFVLYDKNGEEHYNIISALHKSMRNSDVDASIYWLLRMLEGGEDPLYIARRIVRFAAEDIGLADTNALNVAINVFQACQFLGMPECDVHLVEAVTYMALAPKSNAVYAAKNAAAKDVKQTANDPVPLQIRNAPTKLMKDLGYGKDYEYAHATKDKLTTMDTMPESVAGHEYYLPTIEGQEVRFKARLEQIKEWHRAHQE
- a CDS encoding DUF4430 domain-containing protein, with the protein product MKKLLRILVVAVLPILLLGVGCSNQEKSTDNTQTKSSSVANQTATIKVFDRTNNKVLGNKKVSFKKGESVLAALKKSYRVTESKGFVSAINGVEQDDQAGAYWTFTVNGQDATKGAGEIQLAPKDKVVFKLSTYEK
- a CDS encoding vitamin B12-dependent ribonucleotide reductase, which encodes MDYTNLNTIITQNFPEITLITPDMHMTFTGIARLIMLDRYTYKDPSNSTLAVGDLVVLTVKDDPNYPTRGIGNVTEINGEIVQILVEEEFRGVLDEADGIVTRRKTEIEKPLELFYEQVAKRVATGIAHSAAASDEAQLEKDFYHELVHQNFIPAGRVIYGAGTNSEVTYFNCYVMPFIQDSRGGLAKHRQEVMEIMSRGGGVGTNGSTLRPKAAVVHGVNGKSSGAISWLNDLANLTHLVEQGGSRRGAQMIMLADWHPDIFEFILAKIQNPSVLQYLINNSKSKLVRRLASEKLDFKPLSSDEQAFYQEAIEHTEESQFKHEIEEKLRLGGSYSVQNADFLTGANISVCLTKEFMEAVKTDGNYELRFPDVDNYDEAEMAIYDEQWQDVGDVREWEKMGHAVKTYRTIKARELWDLITFCATYSAEPGIFFIDNANEMTNATAYGQKVVATNPCGEQPLTPYAVCNLASLNLANFVNKETKTVDEEKLKRVVRHAVQFQDLVIDATPYFFDKNERQAKGERRIGMGIMGLADLLIYCEKRYGSVEGNQLIDHLFEIIATTAYRQSIELAKTKGSFPFLVGQTAAETAALREKFINTGYMKKMPEDIRQDVLKYGIRNSHLLTVAPTGSTGTMTGVSTGLEPYYSFSYFRSGRLGKFIEVNAAIVDEYLASHPGTTKENLPDFFVSAMELSPKEHVDVQCVIQRWVDSSISKTVNAPRGYSVEQVAQVYQDLYDGGAKGGTVYVDGSRDSQVLTLTNEENTMDNLLDDDDTSKAKTTDEPVKAVEQVELHVITDTDDTKEQCAPTDEELTGLFTGRVEGVDEGNICPICHKGIVEKIGGCTTCTNCKVQLKCGL